The Melitaea cinxia chromosome 21, ilMelCinx1.1, whole genome shotgun sequence genome has a window encoding:
- the LOC123663906 gene encoding copper homeostasis protein CutC, with amino-acid sequence MSKTDDKEFESKSTKLEVCIDSLESAINALNGGADELELCSSLAEGGLTPSPGLVKEITKLIKNETKWDNLQNNKKRKVNVMIRCRGGSDFCYNESEMKTMLSDIEFYKELGVDRFVFGALTDDQEIDIVNCTKVIEKARPIPVTFHRAFDLCKDPRTAVADIIFLGFNRVLTSGQKTSAADEMALQLLKFLLANYGDKIEIMPGAGVNCDNANVFVESGFYIIHSSCRKIKLLVDVNSDLKMGTNEIYVTDESIVKMLKEIIKSHS; translated from the exons ATGTCGAAGACTGATGATAAGGAATTTGAATCGAAAA GTACTAAATTAGAAGTGTGTATAGACTCTTTGGAATCAGCAATAAATGCTCTAAATGGTGGTGCAGATGAGTTGGAATTATGTAGTTCACTCGCAGAAGGCGGTTTGACTCCTTCTCCAGGACTTGTTAAGGAAATAACAAAATTA attaaaaatgaaactaaatgGGATAACCTGCAAAATAATAAG AAACGTAAAGTAAACGTTATGATAAGATGCAGAGGAGGATCAGATTTTTGCTATAATGAAAGCGAAATGAAAACAATGCTCTCCGACATAGAGTTTTACAAAGAACTTGGCGTCGATAGGTTTGTTTTTGGAGCACTAACAGATGACCAGGAAATTGACATTGTAAACTGTACTAAAGTTATAGAAAAAGCACGCCCCATACCAGTTACTTTCCACAGAGCATTTGACTTGTGTAAGGATCCTAGGACTGCCGTTGCAGATATTATTTTTCTAGGATTTAATAGAGTTTTGACTAGTGGACAAAAAACCTCTGCCGCCGACGAGATGGCTCTTCAGCTTCTGAAGTTCTTATTAGCGAATTATGgtgataaaatagaaataatgcCTGGTGCTGGTGTAAATTGTGATAACGCCAATGTTTTTGTAGAGTCgggtttttatattattcatagtTCTTGTAGGAAAATAAAGTTGTTGGTTGATGTTAATAGTGATTTGAAGATGGGTACTAATGAAATCTACGTGACGGATGAAAGTATTGTAAAAATGttgaaagaaattataaaaagtcaTTCATAG
- the LOC123663823 gene encoding protein Pixie, with translation MSRKKANEETDKLTRIAIVNADRCKPKRCRQECKKSCPVVRMGKLCIEVTPNDKIATISEELCIGCGICVKKCPFDAITIINIPSNLDKHTTHRYSKNSFKLHRLPIPRPGEVLGLVGQNGIGKSTALKILAGKQKPNLGRYADPPDWQEILSHFRGSELQNFFTKILEDDLKALIKPQYVDQIPKAVKGTVGQLLDKKDERNNQAEICAMLDLTHIRNREIAALSGGELQRFACAMVCIQNGDIFMFDEPSSYLDVKQRLNAARTIRSLIDPDKFIIVVEHDLSVLDYLSDFICCLYGVPGAYGVVTMPFSVREGINIFLDGFVPTENMRFRTESLVFKVAESATEEEIKRMNHYDYPEMTKSMGDFSLRVMQGEFSDSEILVLLGENGTGKTTFIRMLAGNLEPDEGANQLPQLHISYKPQKISPKSQGLVRSLLHDKIRDAYTHPQFITDVMKPMKIEEIMDQEVQNLSGGELQRVALVLCLGKPAEVYLIDEPSAYLDSEQRLVAAKVIKRFILHAKRTGFVVEHDFIMATYLADRVIVFEGTPSSYATAHAPQSLLNGMNKFLELLGITFRRDPNNFRPRINKHASVKDIEQKRAGQYFFLED, from the exons ATGTCTCGTAAAAAAGCCAATGAGGAGACGGACAAACTTACACGTATTGCGATTGTGAATGCTGATCGCTGTAAACCGAAAAGATGTAGGCAGGAGTGTAAGAAGAGTTGCCCTGTAGTGCGTATGGGAAAGCTTTGCATCGAAGTAACTCCTAACGACAAGATCGCGACCATATCAGAAGAACTGTGCATTGGTTGCGGTATTTGTGTCAAG AAATGTCCTTTTGATGCTATCACCATTATTAACATCCCATCAAACTTAGATAAACATACAACTCATAGATACTCAAAGAACTCTTTCAAACTCCATCGACTGCCGATACCACGACCTGGAGAAGTTCTTGGTCTTGTAGGTCAGAACGGTATTGGAAAGTCAACTGCCTTGAAGATTCTTGCCGGGAAGCAAAAACCCAACTTGGGTAGATATGCT GACCCTCCAGATTGGCAAGAGATTTTGTCTCATTTCCGTGGCTCTGAGCTTCAAAACTTCTTCACTAAAATCCTTGAAGATGACCTAAAGGCTCTTATCAAACCACAATATGTGGATCAAATTCCTAAAGCTGTGAAAGGAACGGTTGGTCAATTGCTCGATAAGAAGGATGAAAGAAATAATCAGGCTGAAATATGTGCTATGcttg ATTTAACCCATATTCGTAATCGTGAAATTGCGGCATTGTCTGGTGGAGAGCTACAGCGTTTCGCTTGTGCCATGGTTTGCATACAAAATGGCGACATATTCATGTTTGACGAACCATCTTCCTACTTAGATGTCAAGCAACGTTTGAATGCAGCTAGAACTATACGTTCGCTCATAGATCCTGATAA GTTCATTATAGTGGTAGAGCATGACTTGTCAGTTTTGGATTATTTGTCTGATTTCATCTGCTGTTTATATGGTGTTCCCGGTGCTTATGGTGTGGTTACTATGCCTTTCTCCGTTCGAGAag GTATAAATATTTTCCTTGATGGGTTTGTGCCCACTGAAAATATGAGATTCAGAACTGAATCACTTGTCTTCAAGGTAGCAGAATCTGCTACAGAGGAAGAG ATAAAAAGGATGAACCACTATGATTACCCCGAAATGACTAAATCAATGGGTGACTTCAGCCTGCGTGTGATGCAAGGAGAATTTTCAGATTCTGAGATATTAGTGTTGCTTGGTGAGAATGGTACTGGTAAAACAACATTTATCAGAATGTTAGCCGGTAACTTGGAGCCTGATGAAG GTGCAAACCAATTGCCTCAGCTACATATTAGTTATAAGCCACAGAAAATCTCGCCAAAATCTCAAGGATTAGTGCGCAGTCTGCTTCATGACAAGATTAGAGATGCATACACACACCCACAg TTCATAACAGATGTAATGAAGCCTATGAAGATTGAAGAGATCATGGACCAGGAGGTACAGAATCTATCTGGTGGTGAATTGCAACGTGTCGCTTTGGTGCTTTGCCTTGGAAAACCAGCTGAGGTCTACCTCATTGACGAACCCTCAGCATACCTTGACTCTGAACAACGTTTGGTTGCTGCTAAAGTTATAAAACG ATTCATTCTCCACGCTAAACGGACTGGTTTCGTAGTCGAGCACGATTTCATCATGGCTACGTATTTAGCTGATCGGGTTATAGTATTTGAAGGAACACCCTCTTCTTATGCAACAGCCCATGCACCGCAGTCTCTACTCAATGGCATGAACAAGTTCTTAGAGCTCCTTGGGATTACGTTCAGACGGGATCCGAACAATTTCAGACCTAGGATCAATAAGCATGCCTCAGTTAAG GACATAGAACAGAAACGGGCAGGCCAGTATTTCTTCTTGGAAGACTAA